The following proteins are encoded in a genomic region of Thermococcus henrietii:
- a CDS encoding signal peptidase I: MRKLIELTFAIIVFVFITGSLVGFFLDRPVFLSYAYSKSMTPTIDKGDLFLMNPFARNFDVGDIIVFHRRDGWTVHRIFAVTEEGFITKGDNNVATDQQDGLYKPVKESDIAGKVVVVLGHPLVIRGGGAFIQSLRARLNNVYAIAFLLLVGAFLTFSGGSKRKRRTKYYRVSVKTLYAVVSVFIIAGFLFVTVASWGTLAFTYSSTLAGGQREGWYLPGSTFEKNLSVRNNAVYPFYYFVEGGSERAELLGPNFLRLTGGSSANVSVHVTVPKDTRIYREEFSVRSYPAILPASFVIFLYSLNPYLPLVAYALLLSAVLWAFYRLAGISEGDVIRIRKRRGSVLSKVLGDG, from the coding sequence ATGAGAAAACTAATCGAACTCACGTTTGCCATCATCGTTTTCGTTTTCATCACCGGTTCGTTAGTTGGCTTCTTCCTTGACAGGCCCGTTTTTCTCTCGTACGCTTACTCCAAGAGCATGACCCCCACTATAGACAAAGGTGACCTCTTTTTGATGAACCCATTCGCGAGGAACTTCGACGTCGGGGACATAATAGTCTTCCACCGCAGGGATGGCTGGACCGTCCACAGGATATTCGCCGTGACCGAGGAGGGCTTCATAACGAAGGGTGACAACAACGTGGCAACGGACCAGCAGGATGGCCTTTACAAGCCCGTTAAAGAATCTGACATCGCCGGAAAGGTCGTGGTTGTCCTCGGCCACCCCCTGGTCATCCGCGGCGGCGGTGCGTTCATACAGTCCCTTAGGGCAAGGCTGAACAACGTCTACGCCATAGCGTTTCTGCTTCTCGTGGGGGCCTTTCTAACGTTCTCGGGGGGCTCCAAACGGAAAAGGCGAACTAAATACTACCGAGTCAGTGTTAAGACCCTCTACGCAGTTGTTTCCGTCTTCATAATAGCGGGTTTTCTCTTCGTGACGGTGGCATCATGGGGAACTCTCGCATTCACTTACTCATCGACCCTCGCCGGTGGTCAGAGGGAAGGATGGTACCTCCCGGGTTCAACCTTTGAAAAGAACCTGAGCGTCCGCAACAACGCGGTTTACCCCTTCTACTACTTCGTGGAGGGGGGCAGTGAGCGGGCGGAACTCCTGGGGCCTAATTTCCTGAGGCTCACCGGGGGTTCGAGCGCCAACGTCTCGGTTCACGTCACGGTTCCGAAGGACACGCGGATTTACAGGGAAGAGTTCAGCGTGCGCTCGTACCCTGCCATACTGCCGGCGTCCTTCGTTATCTTCCTGTACTCCCTAAACCCGTACCTGCCGCTGGTCGCCTACGCCCTTCTGCTGTCCGCGGTCCTCTGGGCGTTCTACCGCCTCGCGGGGATTTCCGAGGGTGACGTCATTAGAATCAGAAAAAGGAGGGGAAGCGTTCTCTCCAAGGTACTCGGAGATGGTTAG
- a CDS encoding inorganic diphosphatase → MNPFHDIEPGPEVPEVVYALIEIPKGSRNKYELDKKTGLIKLDRVLYSPFFYPVDYGIIPQTYYDDGDPFDIMVIMREPVYPLTLIEARPIGIMKMNDSGDKDWKVLAVPVEDPYFKDWKDIDDVPKAFLDEIAHFFQRYKELQGKVTKIEGWGNAEEAKKEILRAIELYKEKFGKKE, encoded by the coding sequence ATGAACCCGTTCCACGACATCGAGCCCGGACCGGAGGTTCCGGAGGTTGTCTACGCCCTTATAGAGATTCCGAAGGGGAGCAGGAACAAGTACGAGCTCGACAAGAAGACCGGCCTCATAAAGCTCGACCGCGTTCTGTACAGCCCGTTCTTCTACCCGGTTGACTATGGTATAATCCCGCAGACCTACTACGACGACGGCGACCCCTTCGACATAATGGTCATCATGCGCGAGCCCGTTTACCCGCTCACCCTCATCGAGGCCAGGCCGATAGGCATAATGAAGATGAACGACTCCGGCGACAAGGACTGGAAGGTTCTCGCGGTTCCCGTTGAGGACCCGTACTTCAAGGACTGGAAGGACATCGACGACGTTCCAAAGGCCTTCCTTGACGAGATTGCCCACTTCTTCCAGCGCTACAAGGAGCTCCAGGGTAAGGTCACCAAGATTGAGGGCTGGGGCAACGCCGAGGAAGCGAAGAAGGAAATCCTTCGTGCTATAGAGCTCTACAAGGAGAAGTTCGGTAAGAAGGAGTGA
- a CDS encoding NAD-dependent epimerase/dehydratase family protein produces the protein MRVLVTGGAGFIGSHLVDKLMELGHEVRVLDDLSEGSLDNVRRWLEDERFEFIKGDMRNPEIVKEAVKDVEAVFHLAANPEVRIGSQSPELLYETNVLITYNLLNAMRDSSTKYIVFTSSSTVYGDAEVIPTPEDYAPLEPISVYGGAKLAAEALISGYAHTFGFRALIFRLANIIGERSNHGVIYDFINKLRRNPEELEILGDGTQRKSYLHVSDTVEGMLKIFEHFRGIEKTVDFYNLGNDDWITVREIAEIVSGEMGLKPRFVFTGGVDGGRGWKGDVKFMRLSIEKAKKTGWRPRLNSYEAVRRTVGELL, from the coding sequence ATGAGGGTTCTCGTTACCGGCGGGGCTGGCTTCATAGGCTCGCACCTCGTTGATAAGCTCATGGAGCTCGGACACGAGGTCAGGGTCCTCGACGACCTGAGCGAGGGCAGTTTGGACAACGTAAGGCGGTGGCTCGAGGACGAGCGCTTTGAGTTCATAAAGGGCGATATGAGGAACCCCGAGATTGTAAAAGAGGCCGTTAAAGACGTTGAAGCCGTCTTCCACCTCGCGGCCAACCCGGAGGTTAGAATCGGCTCCCAGAGCCCCGAGCTCCTCTACGAAACCAACGTGCTGATAACCTACAACCTCCTCAACGCGATGAGGGATTCGAGCACGAAATACATCGTCTTCACGAGCTCCTCAACGGTTTACGGCGACGCCGAGGTCATACCGACTCCCGAGGACTACGCTCCTCTCGAGCCCATAAGCGTCTACGGCGGGGCGAAGCTCGCGGCTGAGGCCTTGATAAGCGGCTACGCACACACCTTCGGCTTCAGGGCTTTAATCTTCCGCTTGGCGAACATCATAGGCGAGCGCTCCAACCACGGCGTAATCTACGACTTCATCAACAAGCTCAGGAGGAACCCCGAGGAGCTTGAGATACTCGGCGACGGAACCCAGAGGAAGAGCTACCTCCACGTGAGCGACACCGTGGAGGGCATGCTTAAGATCTTTGAGCACTTCAGAGGGATCGAGAAAACCGTGGACTTCTACAACCTCGGCAACGACGACTGGATAACCGTTCGGGAGATTGCGGAGATAGTGAGCGGGGAGATGGGCCTTAAGCCGAGGTTCGTCTTCACGGGCGGCGTTGACGGTGGCAGGGGCTGGAAGGGCGACGTTAAGTTCATGCGCCTCAGCATAGAGAAGGCAAAGAAAACCGGCTGGAGGCCGAGGCTCAACAGCTATGAAGCCGTGAGGAGAACGGTTGGGGAGCTCCTCTAA
- a CDS encoding DUF7344 domain-containing protein, with product MGTSSVILGNSRRMLLIEYLRSCEGKAELRDVVEFIAENEGNTDRKHRKSVYVSLVQTHIPKLEREGVITFKHGVITLVKVPDDVTVYMETVKKNDISWSSFYIGLSVMFFITALYLNNLHLALASLVYAGVGVIHHRKMRRI from the coding sequence ATGGGAACCTCCTCGGTCATACTCGGAAACAGCCGGAGGATGCTCCTCATAGAATACCTCCGAAGCTGTGAGGGGAAGGCCGAGCTGAGGGACGTTGTTGAGTTCATAGCCGAGAATGAGGGGAACACTGACAGGAAGCACAGGAAGAGCGTCTACGTGAGCCTCGTTCAGACGCATATCCCGAAGCTTGAGCGAGAGGGAGTTATCACATTCAAGCACGGCGTTATCACCCTCGTTAAGGTCCCGGACGACGTTACGGTTTACATGGAGACTGTAAAGAAGAACGACATAAGCTGGAGTTCGTTCTACATCGGGCTCTCGGTTATGTTCTTCATAACCGCCCTCTACCTAAACAACCTTCACCTTGCCCTCGCATCGCTGGTTTACGCCGGTGTTGGGGTCATTCACCATAGAAAAATGAGGCGCATCTGA
- a CDS encoding helix-turn-helix domain-containing protein: MRKDFESEIVDMLRERELTVAFLTRFLTERGFDVTRQRVERTLRKLVSMGLVEARVGNNGRKHYRLAR, from the coding sequence ATGAGGAAGGATTTTGAAAGTGAGATTGTTGACATGCTCCGGGAGAGGGAGCTCACGGTTGCGTTTCTCACGCGGTTTTTAACGGAGAGGGGCTTTGACGTCACCCGTCAGAGGGTTGAGAGAACGCTGAGGAAGCTCGTGAGCATGGGTCTCGTCGAAGCGAGGGTCGGCAACAACGGCAGAAAGCACTACAGGTTGGCACGGTGA
- a CDS encoding DUF1102 domain-containing protein: protein MRKNIALGIFGLLVAFGLVLGAGANFRDYHASRSVHWDIVSDDNELIDLTPLQPYAYINSGGVLVVDISPDNPNYPGYGQGLSPNSEYNFDEVFEVSNDLWENNMSIVVRITNANTAIQFYGADHDVHDAATGAIVYRSDMAKNDVCFTLGPGEAAKIGMDFTVGNNALNTTESSTIHIQAWRLGTEPDELAGKCGQPGQ from the coding sequence ATGAGAAAGAATATTGCCCTTGGAATTTTTGGCCTGTTGGTGGCCTTTGGCCTTGTCTTAGGGGCTGGAGCCAACTTCAGGGACTACCACGCCAGCAGGAGCGTCCACTGGGATATCGTCAGCGACGATAACGAACTCATTGACCTGACTCCCCTTCAGCCCTACGCGTACATAAACAGCGGTGGCGTTCTGGTGGTGGATATCAGTCCGGACAACCCGAACTACCCAGGCTACGGCCAGGGCCTCAGCCCGAACTCGGAGTACAACTTCGACGAGGTCTTTGAGGTAAGCAACGACCTTTGGGAGAACAACATGAGCATAGTCGTTAGGATTACAAACGCCAACACGGCGATTCAGTTCTACGGCGCCGACCACGACGTGCACGACGCCGCGACTGGAGCGATTGTCTACCGCAGTGACATGGCCAAGAACGACGTCTGCTTCACCCTTGGTCCGGGAGAAGCCGCCAAGATAGGTATGGACTTCACCGTTGGAAACAACGCGCTCAACACCACTGAGAGCAGCACCATACACATCCAGGCATGGAGGCTCGGCACCGAGCCTGATGAACTCGCAGGAAAATGTGGACAGCCGGGACAGTGA
- the mntA gene encoding type VII toxin-antitoxin system MntA family adenylyltransferase antitoxin: MRVYTLGKEEKERIIKLLREFLLKREEVAFAYLHGSFREDGPFRDVDVAVYVKSKVHPFYEEELEEELSRIIGLPVDVRVLNDAPVAFRFRAIGGLLLFSRDEKARCNFEEGTMREYHDYSYYLNMYRREALGIR, encoded by the coding sequence ATGCGGGTTTACACGCTGGGGAAGGAAGAGAAAGAGAGAATTATCAAGCTGCTCAGGGAGTTTCTTCTGAAACGAGAGGAGGTTGCCTTCGCCTACCTGCACGGCTCATTCCGCGAGGACGGCCCCTTCAGGGATGTGGACGTTGCAGTTTACGTTAAGTCAAAGGTTCACCCGTTCTACGAGGAGGAGCTGGAAGAGGAGCTCTCAAGAATAATCGGGCTTCCGGTTGACGTTAGAGTTCTCAACGACGCTCCTGTAGCGTTCAGGTTCCGCGCCATTGGGGGCCTGCTGCTCTTCAGCAGGGACGAGAAAGCCCGGTGCAACTTCGAGGAGGGGACAATGCGGGAGTATCACGATTACTCATACTACCTGAACATGTACAGGAGGGAGGCCCTTGGAATACGATGA
- a CDS encoding sugar phosphate nucleotidyltransferase encodes MKVLIMAGGYATRLWPITKDNPKALLPVGEKRIIDYILEKVLTLDLPVYISTNRFFESHFRPVAEEYGVELIVEDTLHEEEKLGTIGAMKKAVDELGLDDYLVIAGDNLFSFSLKDFLARYSGETLIAVYDVGDLELAKRYGVVVLEGDRVVAFEEKPAQPRSTLISTGVYVFPERVMELLDEYLRDGNRDSPGYFVQWLLARGEPIKAYRFSEYWYDIGSADSYLEALKTLLKESRIEEIQISPYAKIIPPVVIKRGAKILGRSIIGPFAYIGEECLIENSDVSDSIIFRKTVIRNATIWRSIIDEKCEIRNLELRKSLVGGHAKIQRGE; translated from the coding sequence GTGAAGGTCCTAATCATGGCCGGCGGCTACGCAACTCGGCTGTGGCCGATAACGAAGGACAACCCTAAGGCACTGCTCCCGGTCGGGGAGAAGAGGATAATAGACTACATCCTCGAGAAGGTCCTCACACTCGACCTCCCGGTCTACATCTCCACGAACCGCTTCTTTGAGTCCCACTTCAGGCCAGTCGCGGAGGAGTACGGCGTCGAGCTAATCGTCGAGGACACGCTCCACGAGGAGGAGAAGCTCGGAACGATAGGGGCCATGAAGAAAGCCGTCGATGAGCTCGGGCTCGACGACTACCTCGTCATCGCAGGCGACAACCTCTTCTCATTCTCACTGAAGGACTTCCTGGCGAGGTACTCCGGCGAAACCCTCATAGCGGTTTACGACGTCGGCGACCTGGAGCTGGCCAAGCGCTACGGCGTGGTCGTGCTTGAGGGGGACAGGGTAGTGGCATTTGAGGAGAAGCCGGCACAGCCGCGTTCGACGCTGATAAGCACCGGTGTCTACGTCTTCCCGGAGAGGGTCATGGAGCTCCTCGACGAGTACCTGAGGGATGGGAACAGGGACTCGCCGGGCTACTTCGTCCAGTGGCTTCTCGCGAGGGGTGAGCCGATAAAAGCCTACCGCTTCTCAGAGTACTGGTACGACATAGGGAGCGCGGACAGCTACTTAGAGGCCCTGAAGACGCTTCTGAAGGAGAGCCGCATAGAGGAAATCCAGATAAGCCCCTACGCGAAGATAATCCCGCCGGTCGTCATAAAGCGCGGGGCGAAGATACTGGGCCGCTCGATTATAGGGCCCTTTGCCTACATCGGCGAGGAATGCCTCATTGAGAACTCCGACGTCAGCGACTCGATAATATTCAGGAAGACCGTGATAAGGAACGCAACCATATGGCGCTCCATCATAGACGAGAAGTGCGAGATAAGGAACCTCGAGCTGAGGAAGAGCCTCGTCGGCGGCCACGCGAAGATACAGAGGGGAGAGTAA
- a CDS encoding DNA-directed RNA polymerase, which translates to MYKLLTVKDVVRIPPRMFTMDPKEAAKKVLRETYEGIYDRDEGVILAILDVHDVGQGIIVPGDGATYHEVTFDVLVWKPENQEVVEGEVVEMMPYGAFIRIGPMDGLVHISQLMDDYVVFDEKNRQFIGKETNRVLKLGDFVRARIIGISVKSRIIRENKINMTMRQPGLGKFEWIEKEKRKAKEE; encoded by the coding sequence ATGTACAAGCTTTTGACGGTTAAGGACGTCGTCAGGATTCCACCCAGGATGTTCACGATGGACCCTAAGGAGGCCGCCAAGAAGGTCCTCCGCGAGACCTACGAGGGCATCTACGATAGGGACGAGGGAGTTATCCTGGCAATCCTTGACGTCCACGACGTTGGGCAGGGAATAATCGTCCCAGGCGACGGGGCCACTTACCACGAGGTAACCTTTGACGTCCTCGTCTGGAAGCCCGAGAACCAGGAGGTCGTTGAGGGCGAAGTGGTGGAGATGATGCCCTACGGCGCCTTCATCAGAATCGGCCCGATGGACGGTCTCGTCCACATAAGCCAGCTCATGGACGACTACGTCGTCTTCGACGAGAAGAACAGGCAGTTCATAGGCAAGGAAACCAACCGCGTCCTCAAGCTCGGCGACTTCGTGAGGGCGAGGATAATCGGCATAAGCGTCAAGAGCAGAATCATCAGGGAGAACAAGATTAACATGACCATGCGCCAGCCCGGTCTCGGAAAGTTCGAGTGGATTGAGAAGGAGAAGAGAAAGGCCAAGGAGGAGTGA
- a CDS encoding STT3 domain-containing protein, with product MGGGENKTKNVLVRFLEPKVALSVVTAVALVVRLLPMRFKYLLGYDPYFHLAYIEYALRHGWVNFFPYAFGPWGMQIKLFHPLGLWMTPAYVYKLLHPFGVSVFNAFRITPVIFGVLTVVLTYLAVLRLYGKKEAFLASFLLAVSFGHVFRSMAGYYRGDNYMLFWYGVALLGISLGLTWRPRRWRYERFAFYAIPGIAVGLSAIFWQAYYPIFAFVLANAVLLSVGAFILEKDETILDGAAITISTALGALLANALGGIFHYGMVGYDRGLGQSLAKKLGLHFGFIKDAFLLAYLKYAAPVALVAIVVLLIVGRKVRGRKRLWVVGAGAVVAALIGLRYYGTAESLVKGIFVNAPIIETQRTGLHDLWEAYGLSFLVTPAFLLGFRRKRLGDYVILGLAFVSVPMLLIWTRFLFIGSLAVAVMAGVGLTELANLVKGRETKGAALAVTALVLLVPAVTAVEGVKTTWDVEPFMNPHWEAALEYIGNHSAINDVVITWWNYGHWVTYYAHRAPVAQGSPSGLVAKYYLGLLPNRTLMGLGVDYVIVSLPTALQFPSILDTAGIKGWDGYFIVPLWLHGGLGGTMVFSGEGYSVVLARSGNAISVSVQTPRGPVTPAELIIEAGKSIKRVGKGGNGLYVYVNLNYDYAFIMNEKAFRTTLAQLLFNGGMKGYRLVYSDGGYIKVYRFLHPNVVVTAENGSIVLRFENATGTGLGIFGYLDNGTLVFKKWYGVKGRNEFVLPKNLNGSVVVRYAYAEGKVIVDRGVFRIEDVLEGGWK from the coding sequence ATGGGGGGCGGTGAAAACAAAACCAAAAACGTTCTCGTCAGGTTCTTGGAGCCTAAGGTTGCCCTTTCGGTCGTGACAGCCGTAGCGCTCGTCGTAAGGCTCCTTCCCATGCGCTTCAAGTACCTGCTCGGCTACGACCCGTACTTCCACCTGGCCTACATCGAGTACGCCCTTAGGCACGGCTGGGTGAACTTCTTTCCCTACGCCTTCGGCCCGTGGGGCATGCAGATTAAGCTCTTCCACCCGCTCGGCCTCTGGATGACGCCGGCCTACGTGTACAAGCTCCTCCATCCTTTCGGAGTTTCGGTCTTCAACGCCTTCAGAATCACACCCGTAATCTTCGGCGTGCTGACGGTCGTCCTAACGTACCTCGCGGTCCTCAGGCTGTACGGGAAGAAGGAGGCGTTCCTGGCATCGTTCCTCCTCGCCGTGAGCTTTGGCCACGTCTTCCGCTCGATGGCTGGATACTACCGCGGCGATAACTACATGCTCTTCTGGTACGGCGTTGCCCTCCTGGGAATCTCCCTCGGACTGACGTGGAGGCCCCGGCGGTGGAGGTACGAGAGGTTCGCGTTCTACGCAATCCCGGGAATCGCGGTGGGCCTATCCGCCATATTCTGGCAGGCGTACTACCCCATATTCGCCTTCGTCCTCGCGAACGCGGTTTTGCTCTCGGTGGGGGCCTTCATACTCGAGAAAGATGAGACGATACTTGACGGGGCCGCAATAACAATCTCAACCGCCCTCGGGGCCCTGCTTGCAAACGCCCTCGGGGGAATTTTCCACTACGGCATGGTCGGCTACGACAGGGGACTCGGACAAAGCCTCGCGAAGAAGCTCGGCCTCCACTTCGGCTTCATAAAGGACGCGTTCCTTCTGGCCTACCTGAAGTACGCCGCTCCGGTTGCCCTGGTTGCGATTGTGGTCCTCCTCATAGTCGGAAGGAAAGTCAGGGGAAGGAAGAGGCTCTGGGTCGTTGGAGCCGGTGCGGTCGTCGCGGCCCTCATCGGTCTCAGGTACTACGGAACAGCGGAGTCGCTGGTAAAGGGGATATTCGTGAACGCACCGATAATAGAGACCCAGAGAACGGGTCTCCACGACCTGTGGGAGGCCTACGGCCTTTCCTTTCTCGTGACCCCCGCGTTCCTCCTGGGCTTCAGGAGGAAAAGGCTCGGCGACTACGTCATCCTTGGCCTGGCGTTCGTATCTGTTCCAATGCTCCTGATATGGACGCGGTTCCTATTCATAGGGTCCCTCGCGGTCGCGGTTATGGCGGGGGTTGGACTCACCGAGCTGGCCAACTTGGTGAAGGGAAGGGAAACGAAGGGTGCGGCGCTCGCCGTCACCGCCCTCGTGCTCTTGGTTCCGGCGGTGACTGCAGTCGAGGGCGTCAAGACGACGTGGGACGTGGAGCCCTTCATGAACCCCCACTGGGAGGCCGCCCTAGAGTACATAGGCAACCACTCAGCTATAAACGACGTTGTCATCACCTGGTGGAACTACGGCCACTGGGTAACCTACTACGCCCACAGGGCACCGGTTGCACAGGGGAGCCCAAGCGGACTGGTTGCAAAGTACTACCTCGGCCTCCTGCCCAACAGGACGCTGATGGGTCTAGGCGTTGACTACGTCATCGTCTCGCTTCCAACCGCCCTTCAGTTCCCGTCCATACTCGACACCGCGGGGATAAAGGGATGGGACGGCTACTTCATCGTGCCCCTCTGGCTTCACGGGGGACTAGGGGGGACGATGGTGTTCTCGGGAGAGGGCTACTCCGTCGTCCTCGCGCGGAGCGGCAACGCCATCTCCGTCTCGGTGCAGACGCCGAGGGGCCCCGTGACCCCCGCGGAGCTGATTATTGAAGCCGGGAAGTCCATCAAGCGCGTGGGAAAAGGCGGAAACGGCCTCTACGTCTACGTGAACCTCAACTACGACTACGCGTTCATCATGAACGAAAAGGCATTCAGGACGACGCTCGCCCAGCTCCTCTTCAACGGCGGGATGAAGGGGTACCGCCTAGTGTACTCCGACGGCGGCTACATCAAGGTCTACCGCTTCCTTCATCCGAACGTCGTTGTTACCGCTGAAAACGGCTCCATCGTGCTGAGGTTTGAGAACGCGACCGGGACCGGACTTGGGATATTTGGATACCTCGACAACGGAACGCTCGTGTTCAAGAAGTGGTACGGCGTGAAGGGCAGAAATGAGTTCGTGCTTCCGAAGAACCTGAACGGGAGCGTTGTGGTCAGGTACGCCTACGCGGAGGGAAAAGTTATAGTGGACAGGGGAGTTTTTAGGATTGAGGACGTGCTCGAGGGGGGATGGAAGTGA
- a CDS encoding COG1470 family protein, producing MVSMRKFILFTSFLLGLLLIVGSSGNFREYTSQRDADFAVVDGSNSYVAYHCLQGPVMLNASSGVEFAAIKLENLMDRTITVRVVGDYSSLPEGINGSVDGSTYTLEPGEEVSIGGSFSAGDDVENGTYGVPLTVYAEWDGGSAELKDCSMYVTVRRPTYVLKKGIVGDVYNYTTKKVYRITLQLNFTNNGPSGDFVIKDFIPNPGWKAIYVPLPPEPTTGNVSYTLGFSCCHCSGMVIVWRVHVAHGATVTLNIPMEVVFFRKGDYTLNCGAHLCGTHVVSNRVTVHVTGGR from the coding sequence ATGGTTAGCATGAGAAAGTTCATACTCTTCACATCGTTCCTGCTGGGGCTGCTCCTCATAGTGGGTTCGAGCGGGAACTTTAGGGAATACACGTCCCAGAGGGACGCGGACTTTGCCGTGGTGGATGGCAGCAACTCCTACGTTGCGTACCATTGCCTTCAGGGGCCGGTTATGCTGAACGCAAGTTCGGGCGTTGAATTCGCCGCGATAAAGCTTGAGAACCTGATGGACAGGACCATAACGGTTCGCGTCGTCGGCGATTACTCCAGCCTTCCTGAGGGCATCAACGGGAGCGTGGATGGCTCCACTTACACACTCGAACCCGGCGAGGAGGTCTCGATTGGCGGCAGTTTTTCCGCCGGTGACGACGTCGAAAACGGAACTTACGGTGTTCCGCTGACGGTCTACGCCGAATGGGATGGTGGAAGCGCCGAACTCAAGGACTGCTCGATGTACGTCACCGTTAGGAGACCGACTTACGTGCTGAAGAAGGGAATAGTCGGGGACGTCTACAACTACACGACGAAGAAGGTCTACCGCATAACGCTTCAGCTCAACTTCACGAACAATGGGCCAAGCGGGGACTTCGTCATAAAGGACTTCATCCCCAACCCGGGATGGAAGGCCATATACGTGCCCCTGCCCCCGGAGCCAACGACAGGAAACGTCAGCTACACCCTTGGGTTCTCGTGCTGTCATTGCTCTGGCATGGTGATAGTATGGAGAGTTCACGTCGCCCACGGGGCAACGGTGACCCTGAACATCCCCATGGAAGTCGTTTTCTTCCGCAAAGGGGACTACACACTCAACTGCGGTGCGCATCTCTGCGGGACGCACGTCGTCTCGAACCGCGTCACCGTTCACGTAACTGGAGGTAGGTGA
- a CDS encoding DUF5305 family protein: MKVDKRKAFLVGIAFSISLAVVFGMYSSLAYSRAPITTHATYSTLYVEEGHFKHSGFFSNETVYKNGTSLEYYPSKITEELLGNYTFTSSPGTMGSYEATLHVKYYVSSGKKKVYILNESSSLGRGTFSGSFTLPVEFNMSALDARLKEVREGTGLYRAEREVYFVVKVRANGREPFTQEIRLNRDASGMLYFSGADKEYKKVVRNVSTTTNSVSFLGSDVGVSTARTVFPAMALLFAIPPAGFMYARRERKETEPKELKGLKKYTVEGTVPEGRRVELSSPRDLERVFELVDRPIIHYRDGETDVYAVADGETVYEYRAN, translated from the coding sequence ATGAAAGTTGATAAGAGAAAGGCTTTCCTGGTTGGGATTGCCTTTTCAATTTCCCTTGCCGTTGTTTTCGGCATGTACTCAAGCCTAGCCTACTCAAGGGCTCCCATAACGACCCACGCGACGTATTCAACGCTCTACGTCGAGGAGGGGCACTTCAAGCACTCTGGATTTTTCTCGAACGAGACGGTGTACAAGAACGGGACGTCTCTTGAGTACTACCCCTCGAAGATAACCGAGGAACTGCTCGGTAACTATACCTTCACTTCGTCCCCGGGCACCATGGGAAGCTACGAGGCGACGCTTCACGTGAAGTATTACGTTTCCTCCGGGAAGAAGAAGGTCTACATCCTCAACGAGAGCTCCTCGCTCGGAAGGGGGACCTTCTCGGGTTCATTCACCCTTCCCGTTGAGTTCAACATGAGCGCCCTCGACGCGAGGCTCAAGGAGGTAAGGGAAGGAACGGGACTCTACCGCGCCGAGAGGGAAGTTTACTTCGTCGTCAAGGTGCGGGCCAACGGCAGGGAACCCTTCACCCAGGAAATCCGCCTGAACCGCGACGCCTCGGGGATGCTGTACTTCAGCGGTGCCGACAAGGAGTACAAGAAGGTCGTCAGGAACGTGAGCACGACCACGAACTCAGTGTCGTTCCTCGGCTCGGACGTCGGCGTCTCAACGGCCAGAACGGTCTTTCCAGCGATGGCGCTTCTCTTCGCCATCCCGCCGGCGGGCTTCATGTACGCGAGGAGGGAGAGGAAGGAGACGGAACCCAAGGAGCTGAAGGGTCTGAAGAAGTACACCGTCGAGGGAACCGTTCCTGAGGGAAGGCGCGTTGAGCTGTCCTCTCCGAGGGACCTGGAGAGGGTCTTTGAGCTCGTTGACAGGCCGATAATTCATTACCGCGACGGCGAGACGGATGTCTACGCGGTTGCAGACGGCGAGACGGTTTACGAGTACCGGGCGAATTAG
- a CDS encoding DUF1102 domain-containing protein: MNKLFGLALLMVGMLLAVGAGANFRYYSADRQASFTVVSDDNELIDLTALQPYVTYDAGKLYVDISKYNPNHPEYGGAGMSPNTTYVFEEMFEVSNELWENNNTDYPICVTITTGNDHVLIFAGDYGNEIAGPAHNLKFTVEHGSPVKIGMIFNNTNVSMGEYQFQMNVEAQAGACGQ, from the coding sequence ATGAATAAACTGTTTGGATTGGCCTTATTGATGGTTGGAATGCTCCTGGCCGTTGGAGCCGGAGCCAATTTCAGGTACTACTCTGCCGACAGGCAGGCGAGCTTTACCGTCGTTTCAGACGATAACGAGCTCATTGATTTGACCGCCCTCCAGCCCTACGTAACCTACGACGCTGGAAAACTCTACGTGGACATAAGCAAGTACAACCCGAACCACCCCGAATACGGCGGTGCTGGAATGAGCCCGAACACGACGTACGTCTTTGAGGAGATGTTTGAGGTCAGCAACGAGCTGTGGGAGAACAACAACACAGACTACCCGATATGCGTCACCATCACGACCGGAAACGACCATGTGTTAATCTTTGCCGGCGACTACGGAAACGAGATTGCCGGACCGGCCCACAACCTCAAGTTCACCGTTGAGCACGGAAGCCCTGTAAAGATTGGCATGATATTCAACAACACCAACGTCAGCATGGGCGAGTACCAGTTCCAGATGAACGTAGAGGCTCAGGCTGGTGCATGCGGACAGTGA